A window from Alkalicoccobacillus plakortidis encodes these proteins:
- the rnpM gene encoding RNase P modulator RnpM codes for MSERKIPLRKCVVTNVMKPKKELIRIVRSPEGEVQLDVTGKKNGRGAYLTNEEDIFLLAKKKDVLSRHLNVTVTPAQYDDLLASRPKGNSGK; via the coding sequence GTGAGTGAGCGTAAGATTCCTCTGAGAAAATGTGTTGTAACAAATGTTATGAAGCCTAAAAAAGAACTCATTCGAATTGTCCGGTCACCTGAAGGAGAAGTCCAGTTAGATGTGACTGGTAAAAAGAATGGGCGCGGCGCGTATTTAACAAATGAAGAGGACATTTTTCTACTTGCTAAAAAAAAGGACGTCCTTTCTAGGCATTTAAATGTCACAGTAACGCCCGCTCAATATGATGATCTGCTTGCTTCCAGACCAAAAGGAAACAGTGGAAAATGA
- the infB gene encoding translation initiation factor IF-2, translating into MKKMRIYEYAKEHNVQSKQLIDQLKGMGVEVSNHMSVVDEDTLKKASGQTSSQAKPAQQESKAPAAKQQQSQQSQQSRPKPANNNQAGQSARPAAKKQGGGQRPNNQNRNQPQNRNNNNNRNRNRNNNQRNRSQQPVKQMPLPGKITFVGSLTVSEFAKELHREASEIIKKLMGLGVMATINQELDKDTIELLATDYGVEAEEIIPVDELDIDNYNADDSTEELQERPPVVTIMGHVDHGKTTLLDSIRDTKVTAGEAGGITQHIGAYQVETNGKKVTFLDTPGHAAFTTMRARGAQVTDITILVVAADDGVMPQTKEAISHAKAAGVPIIVAVNKVDKEAANPDKVMQELTEYQLVPEAWGGETIFVNVSAINGTGIDELLEMILLVAEVEELKANPDKLAVGSVVEAQLDKGRGPVATLLVQAGTLNVGDPLVVGNTFGRVRALVNDLGRRVKSVGPSTPVEITGLNDVPLAGDQFQAFKDEKKARQIGEARNARHRDENRTETSRVSLDDLFNQIQQGEVKDINIIIKGDVQGSVEAMRGSLEKIEVEGVKVNIIHTGVGAIAESDIILASASNAIVIGFNVRPDVNAKRTAEVEKVDIRLHRVIYNAIDEIELAMKGMLDPEYEEKIIGQVEIRTTFKVSKIGMIAGSYVTDGKISRNSTVRLIRDGIVIYEGAINALKRFKDDVKEVAAGYECGITLENFNDIKEGDLIEAYVMEEIVRK; encoded by the coding sequence ATGAAAAAAATGAGAATATATGAATATGCAAAAGAACACAACGTTCAAAGTAAACAATTGATTGACCAGCTAAAAGGAATGGGTGTTGAGGTATCCAATCACATGTCTGTTGTAGATGAAGATACGCTAAAAAAAGCCTCAGGCCAAACATCTAGCCAAGCTAAACCGGCTCAACAAGAAAGCAAAGCACCCGCTGCAAAGCAGCAACAGAGTCAACAAAGTCAACAAAGTCGTCCAAAACCGGCAAACAACAATCAAGCTGGCCAGTCTGCTAGACCTGCAGCTAAGAAACAGGGCGGAGGACAACGTCCAAATAACCAAAACCGTAATCAACCGCAAAATCGTAACAACAATAATAATCGCAATCGTAACCGTAATAACAATCAACGAAACCGTAGTCAGCAGCCTGTAAAGCAGATGCCACTTCCGGGAAAAATCACATTTGTTGGGTCACTGACAGTAAGTGAGTTTGCAAAAGAGCTTCACCGTGAAGCATCGGAGATTATCAAAAAATTAATGGGTCTTGGTGTGATGGCTACAATTAACCAAGAGCTTGATAAGGATACGATTGAACTTCTTGCAACAGATTATGGAGTCGAAGCAGAGGAAATCATTCCTGTTGATGAACTGGACATTGATAACTACAATGCAGATGACTCTACAGAGGAACTTCAAGAGCGTCCTCCAGTTGTAACGATTATGGGTCACGTTGACCATGGTAAAACAACGCTTCTAGATTCGATTCGTGATACTAAAGTTACAGCTGGTGAAGCTGGTGGGATTACACAGCATATTGGTGCTTACCAAGTTGAAACAAACGGTAAAAAGGTAACTTTCCTTGATACCCCTGGTCACGCAGCATTTACAACCATGCGTGCTCGTGGAGCTCAAGTGACTGATATCACAATCCTAGTTGTTGCAGCGGATGATGGTGTTATGCCACAAACAAAAGAAGCCATCAGCCACGCGAAAGCAGCTGGAGTACCGATTATCGTAGCCGTGAATAAAGTAGATAAAGAAGCAGCAAATCCAGATAAAGTTATGCAGGAGCTAACGGAATATCAATTGGTTCCGGAAGCATGGGGCGGAGAGACAATCTTTGTGAATGTATCTGCTATTAACGGTACAGGAATTGATGAGCTTCTTGAAATGATTCTTCTTGTAGCTGAAGTAGAAGAATTAAAAGCAAATCCAGATAAACTAGCAGTAGGTTCTGTTGTAGAAGCACAGCTTGACAAAGGCCGTGGACCTGTTGCAACATTACTTGTTCAAGCGGGTACACTAAACGTAGGAGATCCACTAGTTGTCGGTAACACATTTGGTCGTGTTCGTGCACTAGTTAATGATCTTGGACGTAGAGTGAAGTCAGTAGGGCCATCTACACCAGTAGAGATTACTGGTCTAAATGATGTACCTCTTGCTGGTGATCAATTCCAAGCCTTTAAAGACGAGAAGAAAGCTCGTCAAATAGGGGAAGCTAGAAATGCTCGTCATCGTGACGAGAACCGTACTGAAACTTCACGTGTTTCTTTAGATGATTTGTTTAATCAAATCCAACAAGGTGAAGTGAAAGATATTAACATCATTATTAAAGGTGATGTTCAAGGTTCAGTTGAGGCAATGCGAGGTTCACTTGAAAAAATAGAGGTTGAAGGTGTCAAGGTTAATATTATTCACACTGGTGTTGGAGCGATTGCTGAATCGGATATTATTTTAGCTTCTGCATCTAATGCAATTGTGATTGGTTTTAATGTTCGCCCAGATGTAAATGCTAAGCGTACAGCTGAAGTTGAAAAAGTAGATATTCGACTACATCGTGTCATTTATAATGCAATCGATGAAATTGAATTAGCAATGAAAGGTATGCTTGACCCAGAGTATGAAGAAAAAATCATTGGTCAAGTAGAAATCCGTACTACCTTTAAAGTATCTAAAATTGGTATGATTGCTGGTTCTTATGTAACAGACGGAAAAATTTCACGTAATTCAACGGTTCGCTTAATCCGTGATGGCATTGTGATTTACGAAGGTGCTATCAATGCGCTGAAACGTTTTAAAGATGATGTAAAAGAAGTAGCTGCGGGATATGAGTGTGGTATTACGCTAGAAAACTTTAACGACATCAAAGAAGGCGACCTAATTGAAGCGTATGTTATGGAAGAAATCGTCCGTAAATGA
- the rimP gene encoding ribosome maturation factor RimP, with protein sequence MSKNVTTTTESLVTPILAELNLELVDIEYKKEGPNWFLRVFIDSDSGIDLDDCGTVSERLSEELDRTDPIEEAYFLEVSSPGAERPLKKASDLHKAIGKYIAISTYEPVEGQKGFEGTLISFDDETVVIEVTIKTRKKVYHIPYTKVANARLAIIF encoded by the coding sequence TTGAGCAAGAATGTCACAACCACTACAGAAAGCCTAGTGACACCAATTTTAGCTGAACTCAATCTTGAGCTCGTAGATATTGAGTACAAGAAAGAGGGGCCAAATTGGTTTTTACGTGTGTTTATAGATTCCGATTCAGGTATTGATTTAGATGATTGTGGAACGGTAAGCGAGCGTTTAAGTGAGGAATTAGACCGGACTGACCCCATTGAAGAGGCGTACTTTTTAGAAGTATCCTCACCTGGTGCAGAACGTCCTTTAAAGAAGGCTTCTGACTTACACAAAGCAATTGGTAAATACATTGCCATTTCAACCTATGAACCGGTAGAAGGACAAAAAGGATTTGAAGGAACCTTGATTTCTTTTGATGATGAGACAGTTGTTATTGAAGTCACAATCAAAACAAGAAAAAAGGTCTATCACATTCCATATACAAAAGTCGCAAATGCGCGTTTAGCCATTATATTTTAA
- a CDS encoding DUF503 domain-containing protein, whose product MIIGAVRCELFIYEAGSLKAKRAVIKSLLTRLGQRYNLSVSETDHHDLWQRSELSIVAVSTTKKRCEQELQKALALIDADPDSERTLTQFEWL is encoded by the coding sequence ATGATTATAGGTGCTGTCCGTTGTGAGCTGTTTATTTATGAGGCAGGGTCATTAAAAGCAAAGCGAGCAGTCATAAAAAGTTTGCTGACTCGCTTAGGGCAGCGATATAATCTCTCCGTTTCAGAAACGGACCATCATGATTTGTGGCAGCGCTCGGAGCTTAGCATTGTTGCTGTGTCTACCACTAAGAAACGATGTGAGCAAGAGCTACAAAAAGCATTGGCTCTAATCGATGCGGATCCTGACTCAGAACGGACGCTGACACAATTTGAATGGCTTTAG
- the nusA gene encoding transcription termination factor NusA encodes MNTEFMEALSTLEHDKGIKKDIIIEAIEAALISGYKRNFNQAQNVRVDVNRDNGSIRVFARKVIVEEVFDTRLEITLDEALQMDPNYVLDDIIEIEVTPKDFGRIAAQTAKQVVTQRVREAERGIIYSDFIDREEDIMTGIVQRQDHRFIYVDLGKVEALLPLNEQMPNESYKHNDRMKAFITKVEKTTKGPQILISRTHPGLLKRLFELEVPEIYDGTVEIKSVSREACDRSKIAVHSDNPEVDPVGACVGPRGQRVQTIVNELKGEKIDIVKWSEDPVEYVANALSPSKVVRVSVNETDKMTQVIVPDYQLSLAIGKRGQNARLAAKLTGWKIDIKSESEAEELGLLEEKNFEPVPVKDENTFEESTDYTSDERE; translated from the coding sequence ATGAATACTGAGTTTATGGAAGCACTATCTACGCTTGAGCATGACAAAGGAATCAAAAAAGACATTATTATTGAGGCCATTGAAGCTGCTCTAATTTCTGGTTATAAACGTAATTTTAATCAAGCTCAAAATGTCCGAGTTGACGTAAATCGTGACAACGGTAGCATTCGAGTTTTTGCAAGAAAAGTGATCGTTGAGGAAGTATTTGATACCCGTTTAGAGATTACTTTAGATGAGGCACTTCAAATGGATCCGAACTATGTCTTAGATGACATCATTGAAATTGAAGTAACACCTAAGGATTTTGGTCGTATTGCTGCACAAACGGCTAAACAGGTTGTCACTCAACGTGTACGTGAAGCAGAACGAGGAATCATTTATTCTGATTTTATTGATCGCGAAGAAGACATCATGACAGGAATTGTACAACGTCAAGATCATCGGTTTATTTATGTTGATTTAGGAAAAGTTGAGGCACTACTTCCACTTAATGAACAAATGCCTAATGAATCCTATAAGCATAACGACCGCATGAAGGCGTTTATTACCAAGGTTGAGAAAACAACAAAGGGACCTCAGATCCTGATATCTAGAACACATCCAGGCTTATTAAAAAGATTGTTTGAGCTTGAAGTACCTGAAATTTATGATGGTACAGTTGAAATCAAATCGGTTTCACGAGAAGCTTGCGATCGTTCAAAAATTGCCGTTCATTCCGACAATCCTGAAGTGGATCCAGTAGGTGCATGTGTAGGTCCACGAGGACAACGTGTTCAAACGATTGTAAATGAATTAAAAGGCGAAAAAATTGATATTGTCAAGTGGTCTGAAGATCCGGTTGAATATGTAGCAAATGCATTAAGTCCATCAAAAGTTGTTCGTGTGAGTGTGAACGAAACTGATAAGATGACGCAGGTTATTGTTCCGGATTATCAATTATCACTTGCGATCGGAAAACGTGGTCAAAACGCACGATTAGCTGCTAAGTTAACCGGGTGGAAAATTGATATTAAGAGTGAGTCAGAGGCAGAAGAGCTTGGCCTTCTAGAAGAGAAGAACTTTGAACCTGTTCCTGTTAAAGATGAGAATACGTTTGAAGAATCAACTGATTATACTTCTGATGAACGGGAATAA
- a CDS encoding YlxQ family RNA-binding protein codes for MTNPSEKWISLLGLAARARELVTGEELVLQDVRKNRVCLVLLAADASDATAKKVKDKCTHYKIPLKQVADRAVLGAAVGKAERVVIGIKSRGFAKKITELLDQ; via the coding sequence ATGACCAATCCTTCTGAAAAATGGATATCTCTGCTTGGACTTGCTGCCAGAGCTAGAGAGCTAGTAACAGGTGAAGAACTTGTTTTGCAGGATGTACGAAAAAATCGAGTATGCTTAGTATTGCTTGCAGCAGATGCCTCTGATGCAACGGCTAAAAAGGTGAAAGACAAGTGTACACATTATAAGATCCCATTAAAACAAGTTGCAGATCGAGCCGTTCTTGGTGCTGCAGTAGGCAAAGCAGAACGAGTAGTCATTGGCATCAAAAGCAGGGGATTTGCTAAAAAAATAACCGAATTATTGGACCAATGA
- the rbfA gene encoding 30S ribosome-binding factor RbfA — MSKVRANKVAEQMKKELSDIMLRGLKDPRVKFVTVTGVDVTGDLQQAKVFITVLGSEEEKEASLKGLNKAKGFLRSEVGKRIRLRKTPELEFEIDQSIEYGNRIETLLSDLNRNNDSN; from the coding sequence ATGAGTAAAGTTCGTGCAAACAAAGTTGCAGAACAAATGAAAAAAGAACTTAGTGACATTATGCTTCGCGGATTAAAAGATCCTCGTGTGAAATTTGTAACCGTTACGGGAGTCGATGTCACTGGAGATCTTCAACAAGCAAAAGTGTTCATTACAGTTCTTGGTAGTGAAGAAGAGAAAGAAGCCAGCTTAAAAGGCTTAAACAAAGCAAAAGGGTTTTTACGTTCAGAGGTAGGAAAACGAATCCGCTTGCGTAAAACACCTGAATTAGAATTCGAAATTGATCAGTCCATTGAATATGGCAATCGTATTGAGACGCTGCTATCAGATCTTAATCGAAACAATGATTCTAACTAA